GATGGGGACTGGCTGGTCGACCGTTGTCGGCAGGCAGGCGCCCGCAACCGGATAGAGACTGCACGGGTTGTGGTCCACGACGGTGATGACAGGTCTACGGTCGTCGTCAGGGATGCCTTTGGCCGTGTCCGCCGCCAGGCCCAGCAGTTCCCGCATGGCGCTCTCCGCTGAACCCGGGTCGCCCTTGTCGGCGGACGGAAAGCTGGGCAGCCGGCCGGGCGCTCCGTGTGCTGCCGACGCGCCGCTCGGCGTACCGGTGCCGTAAGCGGACTTGCTCGGTCCGTCGACCGCGTTGTCTTCACCTGGGCCGCAAGCGGTCAGGGCACTCACCAGGACAGTGGCGGCGATCGCGGTGGCACGCCTCATTCTGAACCTCCACGGATTGGCTCGTCGCCATCCTTCCGCAGCCAAGTGGGGACGGTAGGACGATCGGCGCGTTCCGTAACCGCCCAGCTGGATCTGCATCGACGGTGCTGCCCGGCCGAAGGGCCGGGCCAGCACCGTCGTGCTCAGCTCCAGATCCAAAGTGGGGCGATTTACAGATGCTGAATCATCCACAGGCGATGGAGGCGCTGGGCCGGACCGCGGCGCATGATGTCAGGTCAAGGCCCGCACCGATCAAGATGGAGCGGTCTTGTAACCGCCTTGGACGCCGCTCGTCCAGGTCGAAGCCCAGCACTTTCCGCCTCGGTCGGGGCCGTCGGCCCTCGCATCAGGCCGAGGTGGATGGAGGGCGCTTCCGTACGATCCATTCCTGGAGGTCTTGGTGGCGGAACTGGAAGCCGACACCGCTGATGGTCATCAGACCGGCCTTCCTCGCCCAGTCCAGGAAGGCGGCGAGCCGCCAGGGCAGTTTTTTGCGGGCCAGCGTCATCGCTGTGACGTAGCGCAGCCAGGGCACAAGGAAGAAGCCGAAGCCGAGGACGAAGCATCCGCCGAAGGCCAGCCCGGTGGTCACACGAGTAGTCCAACCATGGGAACACGAGGGCTCCCAGGTCGGCGAACGCGGCGGCCCCGAGCATGTCCAGGCCCAGAAGAACTCCGGGTTGAAGTTCCCGCTCAGGGTGCGGTCGAGTCCGACCTTTGCCTCCATGAACCAGTCGAACAGGGCGGCCACGACGGCTCCTGCGGCTATTCCGGGCGCCCATCCGAAGGCGAGCATGACGGCCATGCCGACCCCCAGGCCGATGGCGCTTCCGATCTCGACGCCGGACACGATCCGGCGCGGGCCACGGCGGCTACGAAGCCCCTGGGTGCGGCGCTGGGCGAAGGCGAGCAGGGGCCAGTGGGTTGGAGGCATCCATGGCCAGTAGCGCAGCGCGAAGTAGGCGCCGGCCACAAGCAGCAGGCCTGATAGGCCCAAAGCCGCCTTCAGGCGCCTGCCGGTGGTGCCGGTGAGGGCCGGCCAGTGGCCGGTGAAGAAGTCTCACCGGCGTGACCGGGGCCGCTGACCGCGGCGATGACGCAGGCCAGACCAAAAACATGAGAGGCACGGTGTGGACGGCGAGGTGCTCAAGCCGCACCCGCCATGTCCCTGCGACGGGCCATATCCGGGCTAGGACGACCTCACGGCCGGACAGCGGGATACCGTGGACCGTGCCTCGGCTCTGCTCCAGGTGCTGGGGGAGCACGGTGAGCCAGTTCATGGCCTGCTGGGGGCTCTTCCCGCTGGTCCCGCTGGTGTGGATAGCACACAGGTGCTGCTTTGCTAGTAGCAGTGACACCCCGAGCCCTATTCTGTCTTGAGACCCCGCTCTATCGTCGGACGCCAGCGGATGGCGTATCAGTAGCGTTGACGACGATGGGATTCCCTCCCAGCTTCCATCGCATCTCCGGCGCCACCGGAACTTTGACATCCCAGGTCTGCATCGGCGTCCCCGGCCTGTTGTAGGGGCCGTAGATGGTCATGCACACACCCTGTGACACAAGTCGCCCCTGAGCGAACTTCCACTGCTGGTCCACGGACTGGGTACACGAGCGCAGCCGCAGACGTTGCCCACCTCCGGGCTTAGCGGGTGTGAGACACCGGCCGTTCGCATCGAGGACCCGTCCTGCGTCATAGGACCATCGCTGGGCACCAGGTGCGTTGCCGCATCTGTCGATGACCACCGCGTCCCCCTTGGCCGTCAGACACCACCCGGCCCACGCGGGGTCGGAAGCCTCAATCTGACGATGTGCCCAGCCAGACGCCCCGCTCGCTGCGTCCTTCCCCGCATCTTTCGTCCATGGGTACCCCAGCAGCCACGGAATGAGCGCGGCGAGCACCATACTCAAAGCCCCCGACGTAGCGGCGATGATGGACACACGCGAGGATATCGAGCGGTCCCGCCACCAGTGGGCCTCTTGCTCCCTTGCTAAGGCTGCATCCAGTCGCTTCATGGCCGCGTGCCAGAGAGCGTCGATCTTGGTGACGCCTGCTTGGCCGGCGACAGCCCGGGCGATCTGCATTGCCGTGTCGTACTTCGGAATTCGTTTCCCCTTGAAAGCCTCCGAACAAGTGCTCTGTGCCAGACTGGACTTAGGGTCGTGAGCTCGAGCGCGCTCGACGATCTCCTTGTAGGTAGGGCGCCCGTGGTCATTTCGAAGTTCCTGCAGACAGGCTGCGAACTCGACCACGACCCTCCTGCTCTCCTTCACGTCCCCCCACTTTCCCTTCCCTCGTATTGGTTCAGTGCTGGCCCGACATGTCCAGGAGCCGTGCGACGAGAGCCTTCACGGCTCCGCCGAGTACGGCGCCGAGAAGGGCGATCTTCTCTGCGCGCGTCAGCTTCTTGGTCTGGTTGCGGTTCATGCTGCCCCCTGGTTTCGTCAGGCTCTCCTCGGCCTCACACGGTCACCAGGCTGCATACCCCCGGCCTCCCGTCCCGCTCGGGATCCGAAGAAAGTCGAAGACGGTCGAAGACGCCCGTGGACCTAGGCGGATGTCATCCCCGACGGCCAGCGCCGATCAGGCAACGCTGCGGGCGCCTCACCAGCCATCAGCGAGCCCCAGTCCCCCTGCAGCCGCCCGCGCCGAGGCCGGCGCCTCGATGGCGCGGATCGCGCTGACGGGCGGCGTCACCGAACGGGCGGTCTGCGCATCTGCCGTATGGCCCTGTCGTTTCCGGCCAGCGTGATCTTCGCTTCGGCCTCTGCCCTTTCGTATTCGCTGTTCATCTCGGCAGCCCACAGCGGTGGGACTTGCGCCTGGACGTGCTCAACGTGCTCCTCGTGCCGCACCCGGTGTGTGAAGTAAACGCGTGCCAAGGCTGTCTTCAAGGTGATCTCAGGGACCGAGGCCCCGGAGAAGAAGGCCAGCAAGGCCAGGTCGTCGTACGAACGCCCGGGGCCGACATGCCTGGCCAGGGCGCAAACCAGGTCGCTTGTGCCGTCCGGGTAGACCGCCTCGGTTCCTTCGACTCCCATGCGACGCATCTCAGGAGCCGGGATCAGGCCGTTGCGGCGCCAGTTGGCTGGCGCTGACGGTGAATCCGGTCGCCGCTGCCAGGGCTATGAGTGTGCGATCTGCTCGGCTGGGTGCAGTGCGTGGCATGACAGCGACGCTACTCAGAGAGCCGACACCTTTGTGATCTAAGAGTGCGGGGGTCGGCCATCACACCACTTCCCGCAGCGGACCACGGCCGGACCATCCGCATCCGGACGCTCGCCCGCGCGGCTTGGGCCTGCCGAAGGCGTTCGTAGATCATTCTGCCCAAAGCCCCTGGGAGGCGCCCGCTGTGGACCGGCCAACGAGGTCGGGTCGTCGGTTCGAACCCCGTCGGCGCTTGGTTACACGGCTCCCCGGCGGTGCGCGTACCTCGCAAAAATGGTGCACATGTTCTATTTTTGAGAACCTGTGACACCCTGGAGCGACGGATGGTTGGATGCCGATGTCTGGCGGCCTGATCGCTCGTTGAACGCACCACAGGCTGCGCACCGGGCCTGCGGGCGGCCGTGACCGCAGGAGGATGGGGAGCCGACGCGTGAGTGACCGCAGTCCGATTGAGTGGACCGAAGCGACGTGGAACCCCACGACCGGCTGCGACCGGGTCTCGGACGGATGCGACAACTGCTACGCGCTGACGTTGGCGAAGCGGCTCAAGGCTATGGGATCAGCGAAGTACCAGCGCGACGGTGACCCCCGTACCTCCGGCCCCGGCTTCGGCCTGACCGTGCACCCGGACGCGCTGCGGGTCCCCTTGGGCTGGAAGGCGCCGCGCACGGTGTTTGTGAACTCGATGTCAGATCTCTTCCACGCCCGCGTACCGCTGGACTATGTCCGGCAGGTCTTCGACGTCATCGAGCAGACCCCGCAACACACTTATCAAGTGCTCACGAAACGAGCACGTCGGCTGCGCCAGGTCGCCGACCGACTGGAGTGGCCGGCCAACCTGTGGATGGGTGTGTCTGTGGAGAGCGCCAAGGAACTGTCCCGTGTAGACGACCTGCGGCAGGTCCCGGCCACGGTGCGGTTCCTGTCGTGCGAGCCGTTGCTCGGGCCTCTGAACGGACTGGACTTGGCGGGCATTCACTGGGTTATCGCCGGAGGCGAGTCAGGTCCCCGCTTCCGCCCCATGGAACAGGAATGGGTCACAGGAATCCGGGACGCCTGCCTCCAAGCCGATGTGGCCTTCTTCTTCAAACAGTGGGGAGGCCGGACCTCCAAGGCGTCTGGTCGGCACCTTCAGGGGCGGACCTGGGACCAGATGCCTACGCTCGAACCTGCGCCTGCAGGCTGATCCGGCTCTTGGTCGTGAGCTTGCCCGGCGACTGCACGGCGACCACGCCGTCCTGCCGCATCTGCCGAGCCGCCTGCAAAGCATGCTTCGGCATCCAGCGGGCGGTCTCCGCCAGCAGCCACTCGCCGATGGCCTCCACCGTTGTGGCCCCGGAACTCAACCGCTGGGCGACCAGTTCGGCCAGCTCGTCGTCGATCACACCTGCGGCCTGGAACAGGTCGAGCTGCCCGTCCGCCTTGGCGCCTCGGGTGCGTGGGTCGCGGAAGCTTTCGCCATCAAGCTCGTCGACCTTCCACATAGCGTCCTTCATCGCCCTCAGGCCTGCGGTGCTGCCGGTGCCGAAGACGAGATAGAGGGGCTGCCCAGTACGCGGGACGAGTTCGAACTGCAGCTGGTAACCGAAGCCAGCCCGGCGCAGCGCATCCCGGTAGGTGCGCAACCACACGCGCCACTTCTCGTCGGGGCGCAGTTCTTCCGCGGCGGGGCTCCAGAAGCCGCGGCCACCAAAGACCGCGTCGAGGATGCCGGCGTTGAGATCCTCGCGGCGGCTGAACCAGTTGGGCCCGAAAGTGGTGATGACTTCGCTGGAGCGGTTGCGAGCGATGCGGGACATCACGTGCAGCGGTACATTGACGCTGCCCCAGCTGTCAAAGATCCCCAGGATCGGGTGACCCCACGCTCCGAGCTCGTCGAGAAGAGCGAGGCTGTCGAGACCTGCATCGCCGCGCCGCACCTCCACCCGGACCGGCAGATCCCTGAGCGGCCCGAAATAGGAGACGAGTTCCGTCATCAGGTGCTCGTGGCGGGCCCGGTCCTTCTCGATGAATATCAAATGCACCCGCCGCGGGCTGAGGTGCATACGATCGGCCGCGTCATGGTGCAGCAGGCGGTCCAGGATGAACACCGGCGAGCCCGGCTCGCCGTTCTCATAGCGCCCCGGCCCGGCGAACGCATCCAGGAGCGTGACCCGGGGCCGGGAGTATCCCTTGCTCTGGGAGGTCTGCAGCAGGATCGGCCACCAGGCGTCCAAGTACCGCTGGTACAACCGGTGCTTGGCTGCGGTCGCTGGCTCCAGTTTCCACAACACGCCCATCCGTGCCCCCTGTCCAGGATCGCCGCAGTCGGCGGCTGGCACGTGCCAGCCGCACCCCCTCGTACCAGATGGTGTGCGCAACAACGTTCAACGTAAAGACCGCGTATCGGTCCCTGAGAGAGCGGGAGGTTCACCCCTGTAGGACGTCGGCGATGGGATCTGCCCAGGGAAGGGGGCGGCCGGCTGGGCCCGTCACGGAATCAGCCCCAAGAGGAGCGGACTGGTCACAGTCCAATCCTGTGGATCTCATCGTTGGACAGCCCGAGGCGCACTCCGAACCCGGCCTGAAGGCCATCTCGGGACTGGCGGCCGAAGGTAGGCGCGGTGTTGTGGGGCGCCGATCGTCTCATTTGCTGCGCCTTTGACGCGCTTTCAGCCACTGCACTAGAGTGAGTCCCCGATCAGATAACAGAGTCCGCTTGCAGAAGGGAGGTTGGCATGCTGCTGACGACCGGGCAGGCGGCAGACGAACTCGGCTGTGCGATCACCACCTTCCGCCGCCTCGTGCACGCCAGCCTGCTGCCAGGCCTGTCCCGCCGTGGCGTACGCGTCATGATCCCCCTGGACACGGTCCAAGCCCTCGCCACCCGCCGCCGCGCCCCCCTGGAACAACTGGACGCCACGGAGATCGCCGTGCTGCGTGTCGACGCAGCCCGCCCGGCCCCCGAGCCCGACCGGCCCTGGATCGGCTTCGCCGCCACCCTCACCCCCGACGACCTGCTCAAGGCCCTGCGCGGCTCGTGGCGCTGCGACCCGGTCAGCGTTGCCGCCGGGGGAGTGCTGCCCGTGACCCTGTCGGGCTACGTCGTCGCCGTCCTGACCGGCCTGCAGGCATGGGAAAAAAACTCAACCGGCCGCCACACCTTCTCCCGGGCTCGCCTGGCTGGCTACGTCACCGACCTGGCCACACCCCGCATCACCCTCACCTCCCGCACGGACGGCGACCAGCACCTTGCCGAGTCGCTGCTGGGCACCCGCCTGCCCTCCGACTCCGGCGGGGCGATCGCCTACGTCACCACCCACACCACCGGCTGAACCGCCCGGACAAGGAACCCTCATGGACGCACAGAGCTACAACGCCGCTCTCGCCGAGCTGCGCACCGTGCGGGACGAGATCAAAAAGGCCCGGGCCGCGCTGACGAAACTGGAAACCGACCGCGACCAAAGCATCGCCCAGCTCGCCTCCTACGGCAAGGCGAAGGCGGACCGGATCGCCCCCGCCGCCGGGCTGAGCGTCGCCGACGTCACCGGCACCACCCCCCGGACCCTCGAACGCGATGTCCCCCCGGACGCCGAAATCATCGGCTTTGACGACGAGATGAACGCTCCCCTGGGCGGCGCCCAGGTGGACCGATTGCGTCGGCGGCCGTTGCTGATCGTCCTGAACCTGATATCCGTGGTGCTGGTCCTGCCGCTGCTGTTGGTGCACGACCGCCATGGCGTCTGGATCTGTTACCTCGTCATGACGTTGTACGGGCTGGCCAGCGGCGTCACTGGTTCGGCTATGACCGCGTTCACCCAGACGTTGATCCCACCGCAGCACTTGGGCGACGCCAACGGCCTCCTGCAGACCTTGCTGCAGGGCCTGCGCCTGATTGCCCCTCTCCTGGGTGCAGGTGTGCTGTCCGCATTCGGCCTGGGGCTGTTGGTGGCAGGCGACGCCGCTACCTTCGCTCTCGCAGCCCTGCTCATTGCACTGATCCGGCAGCGGGAGGATCGCCCCCAGTCGGCGCGGCCAGAGGAAACTGGCGCCGAGATCGGCGCCGGCTTCCGATACATAGCGCGGACTCCCGCCCTGCGTCAGTTCACCGTCGCCGTAGTACTCGCTGTTGTTGCTTTCGGGCTCTGCGAGTCGGTTCTCTTCGCCGTCGTCGACACGGGGCTGCGCCGTCCGCCGGCCTTCCTCGGCGTCCTCGGCTCCTTGCAGGGTGCAGGTGCGATCGCCGCTGGGGTGGTCACCGCAGTGCTGCTGCGACGTGCAGGGGAACGGCGGACCGTGGTACTCGGCCTGGCCTGCGCTGGCGCAGGCTTCCTGCTGAGTGCGGCTCCGTATCTCTTGGCGGTCGCGCCGGGTGCGGTGCTCATCGGTGCCAGCCTGCCTTTGATCGTTGCGGGCGCCATGACCCTGTTCCAGCGGCGCACGCCCACATCTCTGATGGGGCGGACCGGTGCCGCGTTGAACGTGCTGATAGGAGTACCGCAGACTGCGGCCATCGCCGCCGGAGCCGGATTGATCGCGCTGGTCGACTACCGCGTCATCCTCGCGGTGATGGGGGCCCTGATGGCAGCCTCAGCGCTCTATTTGGCCACCCGCACCACCCACCAGTCGATCGAGGCAGTAGCCACCGCGCGTCGGGCGCAAGAGCCCTGCGAAGAGACACCGACAACAGCAGCGCCGCACTGCGGATGACACCAAGGTTCTCGGTCAGGGACTGACGGCGCCCTGTACGCGTGGGCGGGCAGCGCCCCCGGCGCGGGGATAGCCGAGGGCGCATGACTCGTATGAGCGGTCTCTCCGGGCAGGGGGCCTCGCGGTACGGCGCGCGGGTGTGCGACGGTGGGGCGACAACGAGACCGACCGGCCCCCCCCATGGGAGGGCTGATCCGACTTCGACACCCTGCCCCCGCTCCGCGCCGCGGCCGACGCCCTAGACCTGCTTGTTCGCGTCGTACCCGCGTGTCGCGTTCGACACCGGCTCCGTGACCGCCCAGCCGTTGTCGCGAGGTCAGCAATACGGTGGCTGGTTGGTCAGCGAGGCCGCCACTCGCGTCCACACGCCGAACAGGCCGACGAGCTCGGCGCGCGGCTGGTGCTGTTCGTCGTGCCGACGCTTGATCTGGCGGCGCAGACCGCGTTGGCCTGGCGGGCGGACGGTCACATGGAGCACATACTCGACGACCTTCTTGCCGTACACCTGCTCGTTGTCCATGGAGTTGGCGAACGCATCCAGCTCCGGCCCTTACGGGCGCCGGCGGCGCGGGCGGGTGAGGTCGGCGGACTCCGCCAGCTCGGGTGCGGCGAAGATGCGGGGGGTGGCGGTCATGTAGAGGCGGCGGTCGGCGTGGATGCGTGCGTGTCGCGTCGTTGACGATCGCCCACTTCTTGTCCGAGCGGCCCGCGATCCGGTGCGCCTCGTCCATGACCGCCAGGTCGAACGGCGGCACCGCGTACCCCGTCTTCTGGGTCTGTTCGATCTTGTTCAGGGAGTCGTAGGTGCAGATCACCGTCAGCGCCCGGATGTGGTCTTCCCCCTCCCCCACGACCGACATCAGCTCGCCCAGCGCGTACGGGTCGGCGGTCGACAGGACACGGGCCGCCACCAGATCGGGCCGGCCTTCGGCGTCCATCGAG
Above is a genomic segment from Streptomyces collinus Tu 365 containing:
- a CDS encoding RICIN domain-containing protein — protein: MKESRRVVVEFAACLQELRNDHGRPTYKEIVERARAHDPKSSLAQSTCSEAFKGKRIPKYDTAMQIARAVAGQAGVTKIDALWHAAMKRLDAALAREQEAHWWRDRSISSRVSIIAATSGALSMVLAALIPWLLGYPWTKDAGKDAASGASGWAHRQIEASDPAWAGWCLTAKGDAVVIDRCGNAPGAQRWSYDAGRVLDANGRCLTPAKPGGGQRLRLRSCTQSVDQQWKFAQGRLVSQGVCMTIYGPYNRPGTPMQTWDVKVPVAPEMRWKLGGNPIVVNATDTPSAGVRR
- a CDS encoding helix-turn-helix domain-containing protein, which codes for MLLTTGQAADELGCAITTFRRLVHASLLPGLSRRGVRVMIPLDTVQALATRRRAPLEQLDATEIAVLRVDAARPAPEPDRPWIGFAATLTPDDLLKALRGSWRCDPVSVAAGGVLPVTLSGYVVAVLTGLQAWEKNSTGRHTFSRARLAGYVTDLATPRITLTSRTDGDQHLAESLLGTRLPSDSGGAIAYVTTHTTG
- a CDS encoding DUF5131 family protein is translated as MSDRSPIEWTEATWNPTTGCDRVSDGCDNCYALTLAKRLKAMGSAKYQRDGDPRTSGPGFGLTVHPDALRVPLGWKAPRTVFVNSMSDLFHARVPLDYVRQVFDVIEQTPQHTYQVLTKRARRLRQVADRLEWPANLWMGVSVESAKELSRVDDLRQVPATVRFLSCEPLLGPLNGLDLAGIHWVIAGGESGPRFRPMEQEWVTGIRDACLQADVAFFFKQWGGRTSKASGRHLQGRTWDQMPTLEPAPAG
- a CDS encoding three-Cys-motif partner protein TcmP, which codes for MGVLWKLEPATAAKHRLYQRYLDAWWPILLQTSQSKGYSRPRVTLLDAFAGPGRYENGEPGSPVFILDRLLHHDAADRMHLSPRRVHLIFIEKDRARHEHLMTELVSYFGPLRDLPVRVEVRRGDAGLDSLALLDELGAWGHPILGIFDSWGSVNVPLHVMSRIARNRSSEVITTFGPNWFSRREDLNAGILDAVFGGRGFWSPAAEELRPDEKWRVWLRTYRDALRRAGFGYQLQFELVPRTGQPLYLVFGTGSTAGLRAMKDAMWKVDELDGESFRDPRTRGAKADGQLDLFQAAGVIDDELAELVAQRLSSGATTVEAIGEWLLAETARWMPKHALQAARQMRQDGVVAVQSPGKLTTKSRISLQAQVRA
- a CDS encoding MFS transporter, with product MDAQSYNAALAELRTVRDEIKKARAALTKLETDRDQSIAQLASYGKAKADRIAPAAGLSVADVTGTTPRTLERDVPPDAEIIGFDDEMNAPLGGAQVDRLRRRPLLIVLNLISVVLVLPLLLVHDRHGVWICYLVMTLYGLASGVTGSAMTAFTQTLIPPQHLGDANGLLQTLLQGLRLIAPLLGAGVLSAFGLGLLVAGDAATFALAALLIALIRQREDRPQSARPEETGAEIGAGFRYIARTPALRQFTVAVVLAVVAFGLCESVLFAVVDTGLRRPPAFLGVLGSLQGAGAIAAGVVTAVLLRRAGERRTVVLGLACAGAGFLLSAAPYLLAVAPGAVLIGASLPLIVAGAMTLFQRRTPTSLMGRTGAALNVLIGVPQTAAIAAGAGLIALVDYRVILAVMGALMAASALYLATRTTHQSIEAVATARRAQEPCEETPTTAAPHCG